A genomic region of Homalodisca vitripennis isolate AUS2020 chromosome 5, UT_GWSS_2.1, whole genome shotgun sequence contains the following coding sequences:
- the LOC124363886 gene encoding proliferation-associated protein 2G4-like: MENKEEKENTIAEDLVVTKYKMAGSIVNQVLKQLVDKCVVGASVREICIYGDKLLVEETGKVFKREKDIKKGIAFPTCISVNNCISHFSPLYSEPDYILKHNDVIKIDLGAHINGFIAVVGHTIVLGASQTNKVSGKIANVMMAAHYASEAALRLLKAGNETYTVTKTVQKIAEAYQCKPIEDILSYQLKQFNIDGEKTIIQNPSDIHKKTYEKFEFAVHEVYALDVLISSGQGEGREMDTRVSIYKKTDEAYQLKLKASRMFYSEVNRKYGTMPFNLRNFEEEKKAKMGVTECVNHNLIEPFKVLFEKANEIVAQFKFTVLLMANGPHRITGLPFDMGLYESELAINDPELKILLSSSVNPNVIKKKKKKICIPEMEVRDDTNIQ, translated from the coding sequence ATGGAGAACAAAGAGGAGAAAGAGAATACTATTGCTGAAGACTTGGTTGTTACCAAGTATAAAATGGCTGGCAGTATTGTCAATCAAGTGTTAAAACAGTTAGTTGATAAGTGTGTGGTAGGAGCTTCTGTTCGAGAAATATGCATTTACGGGGATAAACTACTCGTTGAGGAAACAGGCAAAGTTTTCAAACGTGAAAAAGATATCAAGAAAGGTATTGCTTTTCCAACATGTATATCAGTGAACAATTGTATCAGTCACTTCAGTCCCTTGTACAGTGAGCCAGATTACATATTGAAACACAATGATGTAATTAAAATAGATCTAGGCGCTCATATTAATGGGTTCATAGCAGTTGTAGGCCATACTATAGTTCTTGGTGCCTCTCAGACTAACAAGGTGAGTGGGAAAATAGCCAATGTCATGATGGCAGCACATTACGCATCTGAGGCTGCTCTGAGATTGCTCAAAGCTGGGAATGAGACGTACACAGTAACAAAAACAGTTCAGAAGATAGCAGAAGCTTACCAGTGCAAACCTATAGAAGACATATTGAGCTATCAGTTGAAACAGTTCAACATCGATGGGGAGAAGACCATCATTCAAAACCCAAGCGATATTCacaaaaaaacatatgaaaaatttgaatttgcAGTACATGAAGTGTATGCTTTGGACGTTCTTATCAGTTCAGGACAAGGGGAGGGTCGAGAGATGGATACTAGAGTCTCCATATACAAGAAAACCGATGAGGCATACCAGCTGAAACTGAAAGCTTCTCGTATGTTCTACTCAGAAGTGAATCGTAAGTATGGAACTATGCCTTTTAACCTGCGGAACTTTGAGGAGGAGAAGAAAGCCAAGATGGGAGTGACAGAATGTGTCAATCACAATCTCATAGAGCCTTTCAAAGTACTCTTTGAGAAGGCCAATGAAATAGTTGCACAATTCAAGTTCACAGTACTGCTGATGGCCAATGGTCCGCATAGAATAACTGGTCTACCTTTTGACATGGGGCTTTATGAGTCAGAACTGGCTATCAACGATCCTGAGCTGAAGATACTACTAAGTTCATCGGTTAATCCGAATGTCatcaagaagaagaaaaagaagataTGCATACCTGAAATGGAAGTACGGgatgatacaaatattcaatag